DNA sequence from the bacterium genome:
TCGGGCGAATCGTCTCGGGGCCTTCGACCGCGATGCGCAACCCGGCCAAAGCGACGATGAAGGCCCCGAGCGTCAGTAACGCGTAGCTGAAAAAGATCCCCACGGCGATCGCGCCACCGGCCAGAAGCGCCCAGCGAGCCCGATCGCTACGCAGGGCCTTGGCCCATGCGCCCAGCATCACGCCCGTGATGCCGATGTACGCCGGATCGAAAAGGGGGGCAAACAAGAGGAGGCTCGGCATCAGCGACACCACGCAAGCGCCGTAAAACGCCGGAGGTCCGGTCGCGCCGAAGCCACGCGCCATGACGTAGGTCGCGGGAACGGAAACGGACGTGAGCAACACGAGACAGAATGCGGCCGTGAGCGCGCGCAGGTTCACATCTTCAAACGCCCAGATGAAGGGCATGTAATAGAGGATCGGACCGGGCGGGTGAGTTCTGCTGTGCAGACTGTAATCGGGTGAACGCTCGTGGAACCGGCCCAGCACTTCCTCTTGTCCGAGTAGTTCGGTCGCGTCGGTGAAGTAACTGGTGGTCTTCGCGTCGTTCACCAGATTGCTCGTGCGTTGAAACGTTCCCGTCTCTTCGAGCCAGCGCGAGCCGACCTGCAGGGTCACGGTCGACAGCGAGACCAGCCCCAGCGCCAGAACGATTCGCAAGCGCTCCTCGCGATAGACCCACAACCCGGCCGCAAGAGGTAGAGCGCAGAGTGCCATGACCGGATAGGCACTCGACGAGGGCAGCATTCGCCACCACCAGAACCAGTACGCTGAACCGTTCAGGCCCTCGACGTGATTCCACAACAGAACCGCCAGGCCCAGCGCACAGGCGACCAGGAGCACTGGTTTCCAGATCGGTGCGGATTCCGCGCCCGATGTTCGCTGGGGTCGCTTGCGGCTTCGACCCACGGCCGCCTAGAACTCTGCGGAACCGGGGACGCGGGGGAATGGAATCACGTCTCGGATGTTGGCCATGCCGGTTACGAACTGAATCACGCGCTCGAAGCCCAGTCCGAAACCGGAGTGGGGAACCGACCCGAAGCGGCGCAAATCCAGATACCAGTCGTAGGGCTCGTGCGGCAGACCGCATTCGGTCAGGCGCGACTTCAATACGTCGAGTCGATCCTCCCGCTGTGAACCTCCGACGATCTCGCCGACCTTCGGTACGAGCACGTCCATCGCCCGCACAGTCTTCTGATCGTCGTTCAGGTACATGTAGAACGCCTTGATGCTCTTGGGGTAGTCGGTGACGATCACCGGTCGACCCACGTGCTCTTCCGCCAGGAAGCGTTCGTGTTCGCTCTGCAGGTTTACGCCCCACTTCACAGGATACTCGAAAGACCGGCCGGTGCGTTCCAGGATTTCGATCGCCTCGGTGTAGGTCAGACGCTCGAAAGAGCTATCGACGATGTGTCGCAGCGTCTCGAGAACGGTCTTGTCGATGCGCTCGTTGAAGAACTCCATGTCGTCGGGACAGTCCTCGAGCACGGAACGGAAGATCTCCTTCAAGAAGGCTTCGGCCAGATCGGCGTCCCCGCGCAGATCGCAGAAAGCCATCTCCGGCTCGATCATCCAGAACTCGGAAAGATGCCGACTGGTGTTGGAGTTCTCCGCGCGAAACGTCGGCCCGAAGGTGTAGACATTGCTCAGCGCCAGAGCGCCGATCTCGGCTTCGAGTTGGCCGGAAACCGTCAGATAGGCCTCGCGTTCGAAGAAGTCCTGTCCGTAATCGACGTCTCCGGATTCTTTTCGCGGCACGCGCGAGGGATCGAGCGTGGTTACGCGGAAAAGATCCCCCGCGCCCTCGGCGTCCGAGGTGGTAATGATCGGCGTATTCAAATAGATGAAGCCGCGCTCCTGAAAGAAGCGGTGCACCGCGCGAGCCGCGGAGTTGCGAACCCGCATCACCGCACCAATCGTGTTCGTGCGCATGCGCAGATGCGCGATCTCGCGCAGGAACTCGAAACTGTGTCGTTTCTTCTGCAACGGATAGTCATCCTCCACCTGCCCGATGACTTCGATCCGCGACACCTGGATCTCGAAGGCCTGGCCCTTGGCAGGAGATTCAGCGAGCGTTCCCTCGACGGCGACGGAACAGCCTGTGCGCAGCTTGCGAAGCTCCGCGTCGTAGTCCGGCAGCGCGGGATCGAGTACGGCCTGTATGCCTGAGAAACACGATCCGTCGCTCACGTCCAGAAAAGACACGCCTTTGGAGTGGCGGGCCGTCCGAACCCAGCCGCGCACGGCGACAACACCCTCGGCCGCCGAACGGCCGAGAACTTCTTTCACCGAGCTGAACGGATTTTC
Encoded proteins:
- the asnS gene encoding asparagine--tRNA ligase, which translates into the protein MAQFENPFSSVKEVLGRSAAEGVVAVRGWVRTARHSKGVSFLDVSDGSCFSGIQAVLDPALPDYDAELRKLRTGCSVAVEGTLAESPAKGQAFEIQVSRIEVIGQVEDDYPLQKKRHSFEFLREIAHLRMRTNTIGAVMRVRNSAARAVHRFFQERGFIYLNTPIITTSDAEGAGDLFRVTTLDPSRVPRKESGDVDYGQDFFEREAYLTVSGQLEAEIGALALSNVYTFGPTFRAENSNTSRHLSEFWMIEPEMAFCDLRGDADLAEAFLKEIFRSVLEDCPDDMEFFNERIDKTVLETLRHIVDSSFERLTYTEAIEILERTGRSFEYPVKWGVNLQSEHERFLAEEHVGRPVIVTDYPKSIKAFYMYLNDDQKTVRAMDVLVPKVGEIVGGSQREDRLDVLKSRLTECGLPHEPYDWYLDLRRFGSVPHSGFGLGFERVIQFVTGMANIRDVIPFPRVPGSAEF